TTCAACAAATGGTCAAACACGTTATGTTGATGAACGGCAATCGTTCCTAAACGCCAGCCCGTGACGCCGAAATATTTGGAAAACGAGTATACACCGACCGTATTATAGGGGAGATCTGCCAAAAGTGAGCGATAATCATCAACAAATGTGCTATATACATCATCCGATATAATCATAAGATCGGGATTGCAGTATTTTACAATGTCAATCAGTTGCCGAACAGATTCCGGTGCCATGGCGACAGATGGCGGATTACTGGGATTTACCAGAAAAAGTGCTTTAATCGACGGATCGGAAAGTTTTTCGATCTCCGAATGCGGATACTGCCACGTATGCATGCCAGTTTCATCGACTCCAGTTGCCTTGATTTCGACAACATCGAAATTGTAGCGATGGAGATGAGGAATTTCCAGATATGGCGGAAAGACCGGAACCATTATGGCAACTTTGTCTCCCCGATTCAGCAGGTAATTCTCCAGCAATGTATCGAAAATGTAACACATCGCTGCCGTTGCACCTTCGACGGCAAATATGTCAAAAGGACCGCAGCCGGGGTCATTGCCGCAAAGTTCCTGAATCAAGAAATCATGAACGACTTTTTCAATGCGGACAAGCATACGATCCGGCTCTGGATAGTTATCGCCGATAATTCCATCCACCAATTCATATATCCATTCATCTGCCCGGAATCCTTGACTCTTGACTCCATATTTGGTGATATCCTTGAGAAGTTTCACGCCAGGAATGTCGGGATTAGCCTTGACAAACGCATCAAATCGCTCGGCCATCCCTTTTCTGCCTGGTTTGCCGGCAAGATCCCGCTCATTCCAGACACGGCGGCTTTCTTGCACGGCAAACTGCCCCAGTGCAAAAAAAGCCTCTCTCGGTGTTGCCGCGATCCAATTCGGATTTCCCCGACCGGCATCCAGCAAGATCCGCGTGCTTTTTTTCTCCTTGCCTTTCGCCAGGCTGATCAACTTATTTTTAAACTCGAACGGGCTGATTTGTTCGTATGAACGTTGCATGTTTCGCCGTTGCATCAGATCGGGACTCATACCTTATACAACTCCTTTTACGGCATAGACGGACATCATATTACAAAAAAGTCCGCAGAACAGTCATACTAAGCTTCTAAGCTGTTTCTCAGTATT
Above is a window of Fodinisporobacter ferrooxydans DNA encoding:
- the aspD gene encoding aspartate 4-decarboxylase, with amino-acid sequence MSPDLMQRRNMQRSYEQISPFEFKNKLISLAKGKEKKSTRILLDAGRGNPNWIAATPREAFFALGQFAVQESRRVWNERDLAGKPGRKGMAERFDAFVKANPDIPGVKLLKDITKYGVKSQGFRADEWIYELVDGIIGDNYPEPDRMLVRIEKVVHDFLIQELCGNDPGCGPFDIFAVEGATAAMCYIFDTLLENYLLNRGDKVAIMVPVFPPYLEIPHLHRYNFDVVEIKATGVDETGMHTWQYPHSEIEKLSDPSIKALFLVNPSNPPSVAMAPESVRQLIDIVKYCNPDLMIISDDVYSTFVDDYRSLLADLPYNTVGVYSFSKYFGVTGWRLGTIAVHQHNVFDHLLKQLPDDKIQILRQRYESLTQHPDELRFIDRMVADSRQVALNHTAGLSTPQQVQMALFCAFALLDEENQYKTLTKEICHRRMRLLYEGLGLPKPNLPYDADYYTEFDLEEWAKQNYGKEFTDFLQKNYEPVDILFRLAEKSSIVLLNGEGFHGPTWSIRVSLANLDDDAYAQIGHELKRVLEEYTNEWQQSKE